Proteins from a single region of Butyrivibrio fibrisolvens:
- a CDS encoding FprA family A-type flavoprotein, with protein sequence MINIKNVTDDILWIGGSDKRLALFENLFPLPYGVSYNSYVVKDDKTIIFDTADVTIADQYVENLQAALGGSTPDYLVILHMEPDHCSQISRVVSLYPDIKLVGGVQTFKFLHQFFPELDDVEKVTVKEGDSLDTANHSFSFVAAPMVHWPEVLLAFDIKSGTLFSADAFGTFGSVDSGIFADDYDFEKEYLDEARRYYANIVGKYGAQVQAVLKKAQGLEIQRICPLHGPIWRKDIGWFVDKYDKWSLCTPETDDILIVYGSMYGHTASAAETLAQIVHEKSGKNVRVFDVSKTDKSFLVGEAWRCAKIVLMAPTYNGGLYLPMESYVEDLVALGLKNRAFALGQNGTWAPVSAKHMSDKLALLKDCTIAETILTINSALHESDMATVESFADAIVNM encoded by the coding sequence ATGATCAATATCAAAAATGTTACTGATGATATACTATGGATTGGCGGAAGTGACAAGCGCCTTGCTTTATTTGAGAATCTTTTTCCGCTGCCATATGGCGTATCTTACAACAGCTATGTGGTCAAAGATGACAAGACCATTATCTTCGATACAGCTGATGTAACAATAGCTGATCAGTATGTTGAGAATCTGCAGGCGGCCCTTGGAGGAAGTACCCCTGATTATCTTGTGATCCTTCATATGGAGCCTGATCATTGTTCTCAGATATCAAGAGTCGTATCTCTTTATCCTGATATAAAGCTTGTGGGCGGCGTGCAGACATTTAAATTTCTGCATCAGTTCTTCCCTGAGCTTGACGACGTAGAAAAGGTTACGGTCAAGGAAGGCGACTCGCTTGATACGGCTAACCACAGCTTTAGCTTTGTAGCAGCACCTATGGTTCACTGGCCTGAAGTACTTCTTGCTTTTGATATCAAGTCAGGAACACTTTTTAGTGCAGATGCATTCGGAACCTTCGGAAGCGTAGATTCCGGCATCTTTGCAGATGATTATGATTTTGAAAAAGAGTACCTTGATGAAGCAAGACGCTATTATGCCAATATAGTCGGCAAGTACGGCGCACAGGTTCAGGCTGTTCTTAAAAAGGCACAGGGCCTTGAAATTCAGAGAATATGCCCGCTTCACGGACCTATCTGGCGTAAGGATATAGGCTGGTTTGTTGATAAGTACGACAAGTGGAGCCTGTGCACACCGGAGACAGACGATATACTTATTGTATATGGTTCTATGTATGGCCATACAGCAAGCGCAGCAGAGACTCTGGCTCAGATAGTTCATGAAAAGAGCGGTAAGAATGTAAGAGTCTTTGACGTAAGTAAGACAGACAAGTCTTTCCTTGTAGGCGAAGCATGGAGATGCGCTAAGATCGTACTTATGGCTCCAACTTATAACGGCGGATTATATCTTCCTATGGAAAGCTATGTAGAAGATCTTGTAGCTCTCGGACTTAAGAACAGAGCATTTGCTCTTGGTCAGAATGGTACCTGGGCACCTGTATCTGCCAAGCATATGTCCGATAAGCTTGCACTTCTTAAAGACTGTACTATAGCTGAGACTATACTAACAATAAACTCTGCGCTTCACGAAAGTGATATGGCTACGGTGGAGAGTTTTGCAGATGCTATCGTGAATATGTAA
- a CDS encoding starch-binding protein has translation MKQFKMLVSKLAIALIVFAAVVAKLSASVVAAGGDNEMIVIYAQVPDDWENPCVWAWDNDGNSAFDMWPGGEMEEDKDNAGWNYVYIPSWANHIIINANGGEVQADEIVLEEAVNTWVTIAAPDDASISTEQLTEGDIPEYVEKFPVHVRVDESWGVPTLQGTLEDGTQAFEDAKVMTLDATDWYTANIPVTAKSITVSSEDGKNSTEDIKIDAAQVWVSVEADGTYDFSYVDPEKAAAPNITVYVIAPSDWEKPCLWAWSAPDGTGVYATWPGEAFEEGENGWLCKEVPGWINSIIVNANDGTVQTADISIDSGVDVWVVVTDKDNYEVYYEEPEVTIDTADATDASEGSSDSTEAASNEQEVAGAKRDGGSNGSSLPLIGGTIALALVAAAGTGTYMAKKNSK, from the coding sequence ATGAAACAGTTTAAAATGCTTGTTTCAAAACTTGCGATAGCTCTTATAGTATTTGCAGCTGTTGTTGCAAAACTTTCAGCTTCAGTAGTGGCAGCAGGTGGCGATAATGAGATGATCGTCATATACGCACAGGTTCCAGATGATTGGGAAAATCCATGTGTCTGGGCATGGGACAATGATGGCAATAGTGCGTTCGATATGTGGCCGGGCGGTGAGATGGAAGAGGATAAGGATAACGCCGGCTGGAACTACGTCTACATCCCTTCATGGGCAAATCACATTATCATAAATGCAAATGGCGGCGAAGTTCAGGCCGATGAAATAGTACTTGAAGAAGCTGTTAACACCTGGGTTACGATTGCTGCTCCTGATGACGCTTCTATATCTACAGAGCAGCTTACAGAAGGTGACATTCCTGAATACGTTGAGAAGTTTCCTGTACATGTAAGAGTGGATGAGTCCTGGGGTGTACCTACGCTTCAGGGAACTTTGGAAGATGGAACACAGGCTTTTGAAGATGCCAAAGTAATGACACTGGATGCTACAGACTGGTACACAGCAAACATCCCTGTAACAGCCAAATCAATCACAGTTAGTTCTGAAGATGGAAAAAACTCTACAGAAGATATAAAGATTGATGCAGCGCAGGTTTGGGTAAGCGTTGAAGCAGATGGTACATACGATTTTTCTTATGTAGATCCTGAAAAGGCTGCAGCACCAAACATCACAGTTTATGTAATAGCACCAAGCGACTGGGAGAAGCCTTGCCTCTGGGCATGGTCAGCACCTGACGGAACCGGCGTATATGCAACATGGCCCGGTGAAGCTTTTGAAGAAGGTGAAAACGGCTGGCTTTGCAAAGAAGTTCCCGGATGGATCAATTCCATCATAGTTAACGCTAATGACGGAACAGTTCAGACAGCAGATATCTCCATTGATTCAGGTGTTGACGTATGGGTAGTTGTAACTGATAAAGATAACTATGAAGTATATTACGAAGAGCCTGAAGTTACTATAGATACGGCAGACGCTACAGATGCAAGCGAAGGTTCTAGCGATAGCACAGAAGCGGCAAGCAATGAACAGGAAGTTGCAGGAGCAAAAAGAGATGGTGGTTCAAACGGCTCATCACTTCCGCTTATTGGTGGAACTATAGCACTGGCGCTTGTAGCGGCAGCAGGCACAGGCACATATATGGCAAAAAAGAATTCTAAGTAA
- a CDS encoding GGDEF domain-containing phosphodiesterase gives MQYNISFDICAIVIFIFVLVLFLARKNYSTSSNSAYLILLVDSLIAAVSDAITGYTIPNADKVPLAFNYIINSVFFLSMNTVLFCYCYYLLRIIYKTRPFTMLNRVFLVVCGVTDVVLIVTNPWTKAIFYFEKNVYCSGNFKIVLYAVSCLMLINCAFETIRNRESLKLGQIVGMILVTVGNLLSVLFQMFHPEQLITSFTVSMALLVIYMSIQDADNYVDPLTRAFNQQAFEDTLSGFVRTKNPFTVVTVKLQNFRKVNETTGIVAGNRVLEMIAARLRNIVGKENLFYNSGTRFTVLIHDKGMDENTIITQIKFELRKEFAVGDIEIRLKPQLIVVRYPDHGATSFELEDAITYCMRQLEKSNTQEVIYADSLILKQVKRNAEMDRIMREALYTGGFKVFYQPIRDAATGEYHSAEALLRLYDEDYGYISPEEFIPRAEKSGLITEIGEYVFEEVCKTIRNRKLVELGIGYVEINLSAVQCIQRDLKDKLFLIMKRYNIKPEMINLEITETATVSSSEQLLDFMNGMLHGGITFSLDDYGSGLANMNYLLMYPFHIVKLDKMLVWKAFSQERALVALKYTIEMLKELNYEIIAEGVETEEQADGLAEMGCDKFQGYLYSKAIDKDELVEFLKKNRSLEEA, from the coding sequence ATGCAATACAACATATCTTTTGATATATGTGCAATAGTAATATTCATATTTGTTCTTGTGTTGTTTCTCGCAAGGAAGAATTATTCTACCAGTTCTAATTCAGCGTATCTTATATTGCTGGTGGATTCTCTTATTGCGGCTGTTTCTGATGCTATCACAGGCTATACTATCCCTAATGCCGATAAAGTCCCTCTTGCTTTTAACTACATAATCAATTCAGTATTCTTCCTGTCTATGAATACTGTTCTTTTCTGTTATTGCTATTATCTTCTAAGGATCATATACAAGACCAGGCCGTTTACCATGCTCAACAGGGTTTTCCTTGTGGTATGCGGAGTCACTGATGTTGTTCTTATAGTGACCAATCCCTGGACCAAGGCAATATTCTATTTTGAAAAAAATGTATATTGCTCCGGAAATTTCAAGATTGTTTTATACGCAGTCTCTTGCCTGATGCTTATCAACTGTGCATTTGAGACTATCAGAAACAGAGAATCCCTAAAACTTGGGCAGATAGTTGGAATGATACTGGTTACTGTTGGTAACCTCTTGTCAGTTCTTTTCCAGATGTTCCATCCGGAGCAGCTGATCACATCTTTTACCGTATCAATGGCCCTTCTTGTCATATACATGTCAATTCAGGATGCTGATAATTACGTTGATCCGCTCACAAGAGCCTTCAACCAGCAGGCTTTTGAAGATACTCTCAGCGGATTTGTAAGGACCAAAAATCCTTTTACGGTAGTTACTGTTAAGCTCCAGAACTTCAGGAAAGTTAATGAGACAACAGGCATAGTTGCAGGTAACAGGGTTCTTGAGATGATAGCTGCAAGACTACGTAACATCGTCGGCAAGGAAAACCTCTTTTACAATTCTGGAACCCGTTTTACAGTCCTTATTCATGACAAGGGGATGGATGAAAATACTATCATCACCCAGATCAAATTTGAGCTTCGTAAAGAGTTTGCCGTAGGCGATATTGAGATAAGACTTAAACCTCAGCTCATAGTAGTAAGATACCCTGATCACGGTGCGACTTCTTTTGAACTTGAGGATGCTATCACATATTGTATGAGACAGCTTGAGAAGTCTAACACCCAGGAAGTTATCTATGCCGATTCGCTTATCCTTAAGCAGGTCAAAAGAAATGCAGAAATGGACCGCATTATGCGCGAAGCCCTTTACACTGGTGGCTTCAAGGTCTTTTACCAGCCCATAAGAGATGCAGCAACAGGAGAATACCACTCGGCCGAGGCACTGCTTCGTTTGTATGATGAAGATTATGGTTATATCAGCCCTGAGGAGTTCATTCCGAGAGCTGAAAAGAGCGGTCTGATCACGGAAATCGGAGAGTACGTATTCGAGGAAGTTTGCAAGACAATAAGAAATCGAAAACTCGTAGAACTTGGGATTGGCTATGTTGAGATCAATCTGTCTGCGGTTCAGTGCATACAGAGAGACCTTAAAGACAAGCTCTTTTTGATCATGAAAAGATATAATATCAAGCCTGAGATGATCAATCTCGAGATAACAGAAACCGCCACAGTATCTTCAAGTGAACAGCTTCTTGATTTTATGAACGGCATGCTTCATGGCGGAATCACCTTCTCTCTTGATGATTATGGTTCAGGTCTTGCCAATATGAATTATCTTCTGATGTATCCATTCCATATCGTTAAGCTTGATAAGATGCTTGTATGGAAGGCGTTCAGTCAGGAGAGAGCACTTGTTGCTCTTAAGTATACTATCGAGATGCTCAAAGAACTTAACTACGAGATAATCGCTGAAGGCGTTGAAACCGAGGAACAGGCCGATGGCCTTGCAGAGATGGGATGCGATAAGTTCCAGGGATATTTGTACAGCAAAGCTATCGACAAGGACGAACTTGTTGAATTTCTTAAGAAAAACAGAAGCCTTGAAGAGGCATAA
- a CDS encoding methylglyoxal synthase: MSVNDEYIEFTIPRQKTIALIAHDKKKKELVEWCEHNKFRLEKHFLCGTGTSARLVAEKTGLPVRAYNSGPLGGDQQVGAKVVEGKVDMIIFFSDPLAAQPHDPDVKALLRIAQVYDIPIANNRSTADFMITSRFMEDEYVHRVMNFDRNVEKRVKEGNLI; encoded by the coding sequence ATGTCAGTTAATGACGAGTACATTGAATTTACAATTCCAAGACAAAAAACAATAGCGCTTATCGCGCATGATAAGAAGAAAAAAGAACTTGTAGAGTGGTGCGAACACAATAAATTCAGACTTGAGAAACACTTCCTCTGCGGAACAGGCACATCAGCAAGACTTGTTGCAGAAAAAACAGGACTTCCTGTAAGAGCATATAATTCAGGACCACTTGGCGGCGACCAGCAGGTAGGTGCTAAGGTTGTAGAGGGCAAAGTTGACATGATCATCTTTTTCTCAGATCCACTTGCGGCTCAGCCTCACGATCCTGATGTTAAGGCGCTTCTTCGTATAGCTCAGGTTTATGATATCCCGATCGCTAATAACAGATCTACAGCTGATTTCATGATCACAAGCAGATTCATGGAAGATGAGTATGTTCACAGAGTTATGAATTTTGACAGAAATGTTGAGAAGAGAGTTAAAGAAGGCAATCTGATTTAA
- a CDS encoding NCS2 family permease, whose translation MLEKMFKLKAHGTTVKTEILAGLTTFLAMAYILAVNPSILGAVMDPNGVFIATAIASAVATFFMALIANYPIALSAGLGLNAYFAYTVCLGELSDMGDQAFTVCLTAVLVEGLVFILLSAFKFREQIINGIPHNLKNGISAGIGLFVAFIGLQGAGLVVNSDSTLVDMGDFSTPQVVLALVGFIIIVVLCSLNVPGAVLIGILVTWILGMCAQASGWYVVDENNASLFPNFSQGLVNFSGLKNTAFKFNFSWAASNIIQFIAITFSFLFVDMFDTVGTVIGVADKAGLLDEDGKLPRVGSVFMSDALGTTIGACLGTSTVTSFVESSAGVAAGGRTGLTALTTGVMFLVAMFLSPVFLAIPSFATAPALVYVGMLMITSIKKIEFDGDIADSAGAYMALLMMPLTYSIANGIMFGVLTWVIVKVFERKAKDISPIMWVIFGLFALRIVSLIAKI comes from the coding sequence ATGCTTGAAAAAATGTTCAAGCTCAAAGCGCATGGTACGACTGTAAAGACAGAGATTCTTGCAGGTCTTACCACATTTCTTGCGATGGCTTATATTCTGGCTGTCAATCCATCAATTCTTGGAGCCGTAATGGATCCGAACGGAGTATTTATTGCAACAGCAATTGCTTCTGCAGTAGCTACTTTCTTTATGGCACTTATTGCTAATTATCCTATAGCACTTTCTGCCGGCCTTGGTCTTAATGCTTACTTTGCATATACAGTATGCCTTGGCGAACTTTCTGACATGGGAGACCAGGCATTTACTGTATGTCTTACAGCTGTATTAGTTGAAGGTCTTGTATTTATACTTCTTTCAGCATTTAAGTTCCGTGAGCAGATCATCAATGGTATACCTCACAACCTTAAAAATGGTATATCTGCCGGCATCGGTCTTTTTGTAGCATTTATCGGACTTCAGGGTGCTGGACTTGTTGTTAACAGTGATTCAACTCTTGTTGACATGGGAGATTTCTCAACACCTCAGGTGGTACTGGCTCTCGTAGGTTTTATCATCATTGTTGTTCTTTGCAGCCTTAATGTTCCTGGTGCTGTACTTATCGGTATTCTTGTTACATGGATCCTTGGTATGTGCGCACAGGCTTCAGGATGGTACGTTGTTGATGAGAACAATGCAAGCCTTTTCCCTAATTTCTCTCAGGGACTTGTTAACTTCTCTGGACTTAAGAATACAGCATTTAAGTTTAATTTCTCTTGGGCTGCTTCTAACATCATTCAGTTTATCGCTATCACATTCAGCTTCCTGTTCGTTGATATGTTCGATACAGTAGGAACAGTAATCGGTGTAGCTGATAAGGCAGGACTTCTTGATGAAGACGGCAAGCTTCCAAGAGTAGGAAGTGTATTCATGTCAGATGCTCTTGGTACAACAATTGGTGCATGCCTTGGTACATCTACAGTTACAAGTTTCGTAGAGTCTAGTGCAGGTGTTGCAGCTGGCGGACGTACAGGTCTTACAGCTCTTACAACAGGTGTTATGTTCCTTGTAGCTATGTTCCTGTCACCTGTATTCCTTGCAATTCCTTCATTCGCAACAGCTCCTGCTCTTGTATATGTAGGAATGCTTATGATCACATCTATCAAGAAGATCGAGTTCGACGGAGATATCGCAGACAGCGCCGGAGCTTACATGGCACTTCTTATGATGCCTCTTACATATTCAATTGCTAACGGTATCATGTTTGGTGTTCTTACATGGGTTATCGTAAAGGTATTCGAGCGCAAGGCTAAGGATATTTCACCTATCATGTGGGTAATATTCGGTCTGTTTGCACTTAGAATTGTAAGCCTTATAGCTAAGATCTGA